AATCGACCGGAGCGGCGCAGTCATAGGGTTTCATTATTGGGGTAAGCAAAAAAGTCCGGCAGCGCCGAAGAAGATGGTTTCCAAGGAGAAGCTCCTGGAACGGATTGCCGAAACCGTCGGTTTCAAGCTGCAGATGAGCCACGTTTACGAATCCGTTCACGAAACGCCGAAGGACGACATTCGGCTCGTCTACCAGCCCCACCCTTATCTGACGCGTTTCGATGCGGACGAACAACAAGCAGAACCGGTCCGCCAAGACACGGAAATGTACGAAGAAGAATGCTGGGTGCCCGTGCCGGCGCAGTCGTCCGGAGAAAGCCGCGAGTCGGACAAGCCGCCCGCAATTCATGAGCTGATCGGGTTCGATCCGGAAGAGTATGAAATCATTCGCGAGGCGGATATGGGCGAAAAACACGGAATCGTCTGGCGCAGACTCGGCTGGACACCGCCTGGGGAAAGCGACCTTTCCGTGGATTCGTTTTTTCTGAATCGTAACGAAGCCACGATCAAAGCGATGGTTGATCCGGAAAGTGGAAAGCTCATTTCTTTCATGCGGTTCGAGGAATCGTCGGGCGATTTGAGTTTGTCGCGGGGCGAGTGTCTGGAAATCGCCATGCGTCTGCTGACTCGCGCGTATCCGGGCATCGAGCCTTTCGTGCAGCTGAAACAAGGGGATGAGCAGGATCCCGGTAAGGAACGGTTTGTATTTCGAGTTCATAAGAATGGAGTTATTCTGGGGACGGAGGAAATTTATATCGTCGTCAACAAAACGACTGGCCAGATCGATCTTTTGACGGGCCTTTCCGTCACACCCGAACGATTGGCCGACTTCGATGCGGTTCCGAAGATCGATGCCGATAAGGCGCGCAGGCTGTTTTTGGACGGAATCGACCTTCGGCTCAAGTGGGACACCGATTATTCCGACAAAACGAAAAAACGGCGTTACCGGTTATGGTACCACATCGTGCACAAGGAGTCGGGGCGGGAGGTTCGCATGGTTGACGCCCAAACCGGCGAGTTGATTTGCGGGCGGGAGCTCCGATAATCCGGTTAAGACCCGGCGGTACGGGGGAACCCGAGGGGAACCGCGATGCACTTGAATAAACCTCCTTGAATACGATATACTACTACAAACCCCCCCAAAAAGTGGAGTGAAGCTTATTCCAATTACTTTTGGGGGAGCCCCCAGTTAAAAACAAATCACCGACATTATGCCGATGAAGAGAATCCAACTCGGAGGCGTTTTCGTCAAGGGAGCCCAGCTCCCCTAAGTTAACCGGCCCGCCCGTTACCGCGGAATCAAAGTGGATCGACAGCGCGAGCTGTCCGGTCAATTTGGGTGGCACCGCGAGTCAAGCGCTCCTCGTCCCATACGGATGAGGGCGCTTTTTGCATTTTTCGCGGAAAGGGAGCGGTGAACATGTTGGATATCAAATGGGTCAGGCAGCACAAAGAAACGATTCGAACGGTCGCTGAGCAAAAAGGAATCGAGGTGTCCATTGCGGAACTCCTCGAATGGGACGACCGGCGGCGGCATTTGCTGCAGGAGACGGAACATCTTCGACGGCGGCGCAATGAGCTGTCCCAGCGCATCGGCACGCTGGCGGCAAACGGCGGCAAGGATGAAGCGGAGCGGCTGAAGAACGGCGTAAAGGAGATCAACGCGCAGCTGTCCGTTCTGGAAAGCGGGCTTGCCGAGGCGGAGAAGATGACGGCGCAGCTGGCGATGCTGGTGCCGAATATCGTTTCGCCGGATACGCCATCTGGGCTATCGGACAAGGATAACGTGGAAATTCGCAGGTGGGGGGAGCCGCCTGCTTTCGATTTCGAGCCTAAGGATCATGTGGCGCTCGGAGAACTTCACGGTATCATCGATATTCCCCGGGGCGTAAAAACGGCGGGAACCCGCAGCTATTTCCTGAAGGGGGCGGGAGCGCTTCTCCACCGCGCCGTACAGCAGCTGGCGCTCGATCTGCTCGCAGGGCGGGGGTTCACGCTGCTTGAGGTGCCGCTCACAGTGCGCGCCGAGGCGCTTGCGAACACCGGATTTTTCCCGCTTGGCGAAGACCAGACGTACCGTATGGCCGGCGAAAACAAATGGCTCGTCGGCACGTCGGAGGTGCCGCTTGTCGACTATTACAGCGGCGAAATTGTCGACGTTTCGGAGCCGATCCGGGTTATGGCGGCGTCGGCATGCTTCCGCAGCGAAGTAGGCTCGGCCGGACGCGACGTGCATGGACTGTACCGCGTCCACCAGTTCGCCAAGGTCGAGCAGGTCGTCATCTGCGAGAACCGGCCGGAAACGGCGGAGCGGCTGCTGCGGGAAATTACGCAAAACGCCGAGGATCTTTTGCGGCTGCTGGAGCTGCCGTACCGCGTGATGTCCGTATGCGTCGGCGATATGTCGCAAAAAACATACAAGCAATACGACATCGAAACATGGATGCCGAGCCGCGGAGCTTACGGCGAAACCCATTCGTCGTCGAGCCTGCTCGACTTCCAGGCCCGCCGCTCGAACATCCGGTTTCGCGGCGAGGACGGCAAGCTGCATTACTGTTATACGCTGAACAATACGGCGGTCGCTACTCCCCGTATTTTGATCCCGCTGCTCGAGATGCATCAGGAGCCGGACGGCGCTATCCGAATTCCGCCGGCTTTGCGGAAATATATGAACGGAGTAGAACGCCTCGCACTTCCCGTCGTATGATAATGATGGATAAGTATGTTATGGTAAATATGTGTATATACTTTGTGGCGTTGGACCGCAATGGAACGAGGGCGGTTATCCTTTGAAAAACTGACGAAACTTTCGGAAAGGAGGCCTCCGGGTTGGAAGCGCATGAGGAGCAGGTGCCGATTACGGACACGGTGCTGGATGAAATCGAGGATGATGACGAAGAGGACCGCTGGCAGCCGGCAAGCAAAAGGCTCCGCCGCAAAGACCGCATGCATGCATGGCGGCGGGGGCGAAGAAGCCTCGGATTATAGCGCCGCAGGCGGGAATGGAAAAGGGAAGGACAACGGGATGAAGTCCCGGTGTCCTTCTTTTTGTCGGTAAAAATATCGGAACATGCCAATCCGGTTTCGTAACCGGGGTTTATTCTCAGCGGTGGCAGAAAAATTGCCGCACTTGTCTCAGGTCGAGGCCGAAGTAAGCCCAGCGGCCGAACGGTCCGAAGCCGATCCAGCGATACCCGGCGAGCGAGCGGCGGCCGACGAAGGTCAGGAACGTCCAATATGCAGTTCCGTTGGTTTGCCAAATGTAAACGAACCGGAACAAGCAGCGGGAGATGCTGCCCGGATCTACGGCGAACGCTTGCTGAGCCGGCATGGTCGGTGTGAATGCCGGAGGCGGCGATGATGGCGCTCCCGGAACCGGATCCCCTCCGGGGCCGCCGTCGCCACCCGAAGGGTACCCGCCCGGGAAGCCGCCGCCGGGGAACGCGCCGGTGCCGGGGAAGCCGCCGCCAGGGAACGTGCCGGTGCCGGGGAAGCCGCCGCCAGGGAACGTGCCGGTGCCGGGGAAGCCGCCGCCGGGGAACGTGCCGGTGCCGGGGAAGCCGCCGCCGGGGAACGTGCCGGTGCCGGGGAAGCCGCCGTCGGGGAACGTGCCGGTACCGGGGAAGCCGCCGCCGGGGAACGTGCCGGTGCCGGGGAAGCCGCCGCCGGGGAACGTGCCGGCACCGGGGAAGCCGCCGCCGGGGAATGTGCCGGTGCCGGGGAAACCGCCGCCGGGGAATGTACCGGTGCCAGGGAAGCCGCCGCCGGGGAAGGTCCCGGTGCCGGGAAACCCGGGAGTACCCGGGGTAAACGTACGCGGATCAATAGGGTAATAATACATAAACGTTCATCTCCTTTGTGCGTTTGCCTATCTACCCCTACTTTATGCATGGGCGAATTGGGCGGTCTGGGCAACCGCCCAGATAGACTCATATCATTTCGGGCGGGCTGTCCCGGGCTTGCAACGAAGTATCATTTGTGCAAGAAAGTCCACATGTTTTTTGAGGCTGTCTTCAAAAAAGTCCGATTGCCGCTTGGCAGCCCTTGAACTATATTGGGGGCAAGACAAACGAAGCATCATCATCGGGGAGGGGCTTTGGCCGCATGGATTGGATCCAGTTTCAGCAGCCGGGACCGGCGTTTCGCATTCATCCGTTCTGGTTTTGGAACGGCGAGATGTCGGACGATCAGATCGAAAGGCAAATCGCCGAAATGGCGGATAAAGGCGTGGGCGGATTTTTTGTATGCGCCCGGCAGGGCTTGACCCTGCCTTACTTGTCTCAGGCATGGTTCGCCAAAGTTCGCACCGCTGTAGAGAGCGCCAAAAAACACGGCATGCATGTCTGGCTTTACGACGAGTATCCGTATCCGAGCGGCATCGCCGGCGGAGAGGTTACTTTAGAGCATCCCGAGGCGAAGCATTATACGCTGGTACACGAAGCCCGGCGCGTCAGCGGGGGCCAAACGGTTACGCTGGAGCTGCCCTGGGCGCGCATTTTATACGCAAAGGCGGTACCGCTTTCAAAGGATTCGGGAGAGAAGCAGTGGGAGCGGGCCGTCGATGTTCGGGCGGAGATCGGCAACTATCAGGCCGAGCCGGTTTTTCAGAAGGCGGGGCTTACCGCATATAACCGGAAGCGGTTTTTCACATATCGGACGATTTACAAGCTGATTTGGGACGTGCCGCCGGGCGAATGGGAGATCGTCGTTTTTCTCGAAAAAGAGCTCGACGATTTCAAATATTACGGCACCTTCGTCGATCCGTGCAACCGGAAGGCGATGGAGACGTTCATCCGCAAGACGCACGACAAATATGCCGAACATTTGAGCGATTATTTCGGCACGACGATCAAAGGGATGTTCACCGACGAAATCGGGCTGCTTGGCCGCATCCCGTGGTCGCCGCAGCTGCCGGACTATTTTAAACGGCGCAGCGGATACGATCTGCGGGAGAACCTGCATGCGCTGTATTACGCGGATCATCCGGAAGGGGCCAAGGTCCGTTACGATTATTACCAGGCGGTGCATCTGCTGCTGCGGGACACCTACCACAAGCAGGTGCACGACTGGTGCGAGCGGCACGGGCTGCAGTATGTCGCGGAGGTCCCGGCCGTACGGATGACGACGCAGCTGTACAGCCACGTGCCTGGCGGCGATTCGGCGCACGAGAAGCTGGGCCGTTCGCTGGACTGGATTTTGGAGAAGTACGCCGGCTATCTGCGCGCGAACCCGAAAATGGTCAGCTCGCTGGCCCGCCAGCTCGGCCGGGAACGCAATCTGATCGAATGCTTCCACAGCGTCGGCTGGTCGATGACGCTGCAGGACGCGAAGTGGATGATCGACCGGATGGCTGCGCTCGGCACCAATTTTTACAACTTTCATGCGTTTTTCTATACCCTCGGCGGGATGACGAAACACGACGCGCCGCCGTCGCAGTTTTTGCAAAACCCGTACTGGCCGCATTTCCGCAAGCTTGGCGATTACACCGGAAGGATCAGCTATATCATGAGCGCGGGCAAAGCCGATATCCGCATCGCTTTGCTCGATCCGACGACGACGTTTTGGACGCATCTGGGCAACCCGTTCCACAGCTTTCATTACGGCGGTGCATCGGCGGAGGAAAAGGAACGGCTCGCAAGATTGCAGCGGGATTGGGAAGCGACGGGCGTCCATCTGCTGAAAAACCGGCTCGATTACGATCATCTCGATCCGGAGCTATTGGCAGGTGCCGATGTATCGCAAGGTTCGATCAGGCTGGGTGCAGCGGAATACGATGTGCTCGTCATTCCTCCTGTGACAAATCTGGAGGCTGCCGCCTGGGAGAAGATCCGCGCCTTCGCGGAGCAGGGCGGGCGCGTCATAGTGCTCGGGCTGCTGCCGCACGAGGCGATTGAGCCGGGCAGCCCGCAGGAGGTAGAGGCGAGCGCCTTCTTCGGAGCGGACGCAGCTCATCGTGACGCCTACTGGGGCGAAACGGCGGGGTGTCTGTGCGCAGATCGAACGGCAGCGGGGGCTGTGGAGGAAAAGGTCCGGAATCACGGCGGACAGAAGGAGTTTCGGAGCGCAGTCATCGACACTCATGCGGCCGGTGAAGCTGCCGGAATGATCGGAGAAAGCGAGCCATCCCGGCGGGGCGAAGCCGCTGAGGCTGAGGCGGCAGCAGCGGCTGAGGCGGCCTGGACGCGCGGCGAGCTGCAGGCGTATTTCATCCCGTGCCGCGGAAGCGCCGGATACGGCCATGTGCTGGATGCGCTGCTGCAGCTGCTCGGGGAGTTGGCTCCGGCTGCGGTGCACCTGGATGTGCAAGGCGGTCGGCAGTCCGTGCTCATGCAGACGCGCCGGCTCGCGGAAGACCATTATGCCGCTTTCATCAGCCATCAAGAGGATGGCATGCTTGCGGCGGAGCTGCAGGTCGATGCGACGCGTCTATGCGGGAACGGCGGGTGCGGGCTTCGTTTCGCA
The window above is part of the Paenibacillus hamazuiensis genome. Proteins encoded here:
- a CDS encoding YcdB/YcdC domain-containing protein, with translation MSKPYAEDSNPRDGQENDAHPEQELRRLREDLKRRAESLVAIPEGYELIIDDYGDNPQYGGKAMFVWSEQGTDNGISVELNEKGELIDFSIDKDETIGNEAEAAAEELRDYAEKFVLNHYPKALEQFVPIREIRTKRGISYEYGQEAMGLPLPFSGFRIQIDRSGAVIGFHYWGKQKSPAAPKKMVSKEKLLERIAETVGFKLQMSHVYESVHETPKDDIRLVYQPHPYLTRFDADEQQAEPVRQDTEMYEEECWVPVPAQSSGESRESDKPPAIHELIGFDPEEYEIIREADMGEKHGIVWRRLGWTPPGESDLSVDSFFLNRNEATIKAMVDPESGKLISFMRFEESSGDLSLSRGECLEIAMRLLTRAYPGIEPFVQLKQGDEQDPGKERFVFRVHKNGVILGTEEIYIVVNKTTGQIDLLTGLSVTPERLADFDAVPKIDADKARRLFLDGIDLRLKWDTDYSDKTKKRRYRLWYHIVHKESGREVRMVDAQTGELICGRELR
- the serS gene encoding serine--tRNA ligase translates to MLDIKWVRQHKETIRTVAEQKGIEVSIAELLEWDDRRRHLLQETEHLRRRRNELSQRIGTLAANGGKDEAERLKNGVKEINAQLSVLESGLAEAEKMTAQLAMLVPNIVSPDTPSGLSDKDNVEIRRWGEPPAFDFEPKDHVALGELHGIIDIPRGVKTAGTRSYFLKGAGALLHRAVQQLALDLLAGRGFTLLEVPLTVRAEALANTGFFPLGEDQTYRMAGENKWLVGTSEVPLVDYYSGEIVDVSEPIRVMAASACFRSEVGSAGRDVHGLYRVHQFAKVEQVVICENRPETAERLLREITQNAEDLLRLLELPYRVMSVCVGDMSQKTYKQYDIETWMPSRGAYGETHSSSSLLDFQARRSNIRFRGEDGKLHYCYTLNNTAVATPRILIPLLEMHQEPDGAIRIPPALRKYMNGVERLALPVV
- a CDS encoding glycosyl hydrolase encodes the protein MDWIQFQQPGPAFRIHPFWFWNGEMSDDQIERQIAEMADKGVGGFFVCARQGLTLPYLSQAWFAKVRTAVESAKKHGMHVWLYDEYPYPSGIAGGEVTLEHPEAKHYTLVHEARRVSGGQTVTLELPWARILYAKAVPLSKDSGEKQWERAVDVRAEIGNYQAEPVFQKAGLTAYNRKRFFTYRTIYKLIWDVPPGEWEIVVFLEKELDDFKYYGTFVDPCNRKAMETFIRKTHDKYAEHLSDYFGTTIKGMFTDEIGLLGRIPWSPQLPDYFKRRSGYDLRENLHALYYADHPEGAKVRYDYYQAVHLLLRDTYHKQVHDWCERHGLQYVAEVPAVRMTTQLYSHVPGGDSAHEKLGRSLDWILEKYAGYLRANPKMVSSLARQLGRERNLIECFHSVGWSMTLQDAKWMIDRMAALGTNFYNFHAFFYTLGGMTKHDAPPSQFLQNPYWPHFRKLGDYTGRISYIMSAGKADIRIALLDPTTTFWTHLGNPFHSFHYGGASAEEKERLARLQRDWEATGVHLLKNRLDYDHLDPELLAGADVSQGSIRLGAAEYDVLVIPPVTNLEAAAWEKIRAFAEQGGRVIVLGLLPHEAIEPGSPQEVEASAFFGADAAHRDAYWGETAGCLCADRTAAGAVEEKVRNHGGQKEFRSAVIDTHAAGEAAGMIGESEPSRRGEAAEAEAAAAAEAAWTRGELQAYFIPCRGSAGYGHVLDALLQLLGELAPAAVHLDVQGGRQSVLMQTRRLAEDHYAAFISHQEDGMLAAELQVDATRLCGNGGCGLRFARLDLETGKSVPLAAVNEGGVWKLPLSFEPYESHLIGWSAEECRAEASSAVFPDTAEEKAVWDIPKDGKWHVQAQSDNAIRFDTFRLSLDAEEAGAEGPGHPVKVKTLIDQCEDLAKQRRFPLAFSQTFGTPMKLSLAYPLICTYRTEFMIEEVPAFCRLFMDEAAISGTWTLTLNGHPLTREHFARHEVYDYTNIACDVTRLLRTGMNELAVRLQAEHDWDGVTDALYLAGPFGVEFGRQGLPIMKQPPLSVQELPQAVCPGYPYYAGTLVYGRIVSLDELPAAEQFELRIGGWNVHDTVEVKVNGQSLGVRPWSPYRWQGAASLLKHGENLVEVLVAGSLAGLLEGTYFDDAGHVLRPVHERHAGPPAAGSFL